The following is a genomic window from Chitinophaga caseinilytica.
CGTAGGCCTCCTGCAAACGCGCGACATGCCCGTGTGGATGCGCTGGCTGTGGGGCACGATGCTGGCCGTGTACGTGGGCTACGCACTCCTGAACCTCCTGCTCCAAAGCTCTTTCACGGAACGGTGGGCGCAATTTGGTCTGCAGGCGGCCATGCTGTTCGTTTGCTGGCGGTTTTTGAAAAGGCAGGAACAGGAAACCGCCTACAACTGGCCGGAATACACCCGCCTGGTGGTATACCTCGCCATGGCCATGATGATCGCCGCGATGTTCGCCAATATCTTCGGGCGGGTGATGCTGGCCAAATTCTTCGGCATCAGCGCCGTGTTCGGCCTCATCTCCGCACAGGCGCTCGTGGTGCTCGTGCAGTTGCTGTTCGAAACGTTTTACCTGCACCTGGAAGCCAGCAAATCCAACAGCCGGTTCGCGGCGTTCCTCGATTTCAACCGCATCCGCGAAAGCCTCCGGTCTACCCTCTACCTCCTGGCGGCGGTGGCCTGGTTCGCCATCCTGTTGCGCAACCTCAATATTTACGGCATCATCCGCGACACGGTGCTCGCCTTCCTGGAAGCAGACCGCAAGCTGGGCAACACCACATTCAGCTTTTCCAGCATTTTCATTTTCATCGCGGTGATCTGGGTCGCGTTCCAGATCAGTAAAGTGATGATGTTCATCTTCGGGCACCAGGACGGCTCCGGCTCCGTGAAGAAGAACCGCTGGAACAGCGCCGTGCTGCTTATCCGGCTCGGCGTGCTGGGCGCGGGCATTTTACTCGCATTCACGGCGTCGGGGATACCGATGGACAAGCTCACGATCATCATCGGCGCGCTGAGCGTCGGCATCGGTTTCGGCTTGCAGAACATCGTGAACAACCTCGTTTCCGGGGTGATCCTGGCTTTCGAAAAGCCGGTGGAGATCGGGGACGTGGTAGATATCGGGACGCAATCCGGAACGGTAAAGGAAATCGGGATCAGGGCCAGTAAAATCGCGACGGTGGAGGGATCGGTGGTGATCGTCCCGAATGGCGACCTCCTTTCCCAGCACATCACCAACTGGACGCTCACCACCCAGCTGAAGCGCAGCGAACTGATCGTGGGCGTGGGTTATGGTTCGGATCTGAAGCAGGTGCAATCGTTGCTGGAAGCGGCCATCAAGACGCAAAAAGACATCCAGCAATTGCCGGCGCCGCTGGTCGTGATACATCTGCTGAATGACAGCTCGGTGGATTTCAGGCTGCTTTTCTGGACCGACATCGCCGTGGGACTGACGGTCAAATCCGAACTGTTGCGGGAAATATATGAGTCGATGAACAGCCACGGCGTAGAGATACCCTTCCCACAGCAGGATGTGCATATCAGAAGCGGAGGCGATTCCCCGGCTGCACCTTCCCCCCATCCACCCCTTGAAAATTTTAACTTTTACTTATCAACTAAATTCTTAGTTTTAGGAAAAATCCACGCTTATGCGATTCCTATTTACGCTCCTTTCCGTAGTGATTTGCGGCGGTGCTTCCGCGCAGGATAAAGTTGACAATGATTTGCTGATGGGCTATCTCCAGAACCAGGAATTTGAACAAGTGATCCGGTATATGGAGAAAACGGTGCAGCCGAAGCAACCCAACGGGCTGGTGATCCTCGCCAATGCCTACTACCAGAACGCGCAACTGACAGAAGCCGCCCACTACTACAAACTCATTCTTGACATCGATTCCAACCACATTACGGCTAACCAGCAGCTGGGCAATATCGCCGTGCAGGCGCAAAAATATACGATGGCCATTACCCATTTCCTGCGCATCGCCGAATTGCGGCCGAACAACGCCAACAGCTGGAAACAGCTCGCCCGCGCCTGCACAAACGTGACGGGTATGCAGGACTCCGCCTCCGTTTATATGGAAAAAGCTTACGCCATCAATCCGCAAGACCCCGGCGTGGTCGTTTTCATCGCGGATGAATATATGGGGAGGGATGAGTATGGCCGGGCAGACAGCTTGTTGAAAAAGTTTTACCAGTCGGACAGTACGAATATCAACGTCAATACCAAACTCGTTAAATCTTCTTACCTGCTCGACCGGTTCTCCGATGCGCGCCGTTATGGCCGGCAAATCATGGAACAACGCGCTTTTGCCCCGATCGCCTACAGTTACCTCGCCGGTGCTTATTACAGAATGAAGGAATATGACAGTTGCGTGCGGGTGGCGGATTTTATGGCGGAACTGCTGGGTGAAACGCCGGAATTCGTGAAGTATTACGCGGCACTGTCTTACGCAGAAATGAAGCAGTATGAAAAAAGCAACCAGTTACTGTTGGAATGCATCGCTTCGGCAAAGTCCAAATCCCTCGACAGCTACTACGCCACCATGGCGGATAACTACGAGAAGATGAAGAATTACCGTGCGGCGATCAATTATTATGACACGGCGTATTTCCTTTTCAAACAACCCATGCGCCAGTACGGTATCGCGCGGATTTACGACCAGCATATGCAAGACCCGCATAAGGCCAAAAGGCACTACCAGCTTTACCTGAAGAGCGCCAAGCCCGAAACCAAAAACGAAACCGATATCCACACGTATGTGAAAGAGCGGGTCAAAACCCTCCAGTAACAAGCGTTTCAGCGAAATACGAACGCCCGGCCGAGAAGCCGGGCGTTCGTCGTTATTGAACCAATTCCAATGTTATTTGATCATTATTTGATATTGTTCAAACTTAATTGTTTAAATTTAAGGCCCGTTAAAAAAACTGTTAAAAACATTTTAATCTATCTGGTATCATGTCGTACCCGTACCAACTCAAGAGTTTTGACGAATACAAGCAGGCCTGGCAGCACAGTGTTACGGATCCGGAGGGATTCTGGGCCAATGTGGCGGACCATTTTTACTGGCGCCGCAAATGGGATAAGGTGCTGGAATGGGATTTCAAGCAACCGGACGTAAAATGGTTCACCGGCGCGAAGCTGAACATTACCGAAAATTGTCTCGACAGGCACCTGGGCACCCTGGGCAATCAGCCCGCCATCATCTGGGAGCCCAACGATCCGGAGGAGCGCCATCGCATCCTTACTTACCGTGAATTGTACAATAAGGTTTGCCAGTTCGCCAATGTGCTGAAAAATAACGGCGTGAAGAAAGGCGACCGTGTTTGTATTTATATGGGGATGATCCCCGAGCTCGCCATCGCCGTACTGGCCTGCGCCCGCATCGGCGCCATCCACTCGGTGGTTTTCGGCGGCTTCTCCGCACAGTCGATCGCCGACCGTATCCAGGACGCCCAGGCTTCCCTGGTAATTACCTGCGACGGGGCTTTCCGCGGCGCAAAAGACATTCCGCTCAAATCCGTGATAGACGATGCCCTTATGGCTTGTCCGTCCGTTAAAAAAGTGATCGTCTGCACCCGCACCCGCACCCCGGTTTCCATGCTCAAAGGCCGCGACGTGTGGTGGGAAGACGAGATCAAAGCCGTGGAAACACAAGGCAACCCGCCCGTTCCCGCCGAAGAAATGGATGCTGAAGACATGCTCTTCATCCTCTACACTTCCGGCTCCACCGGCAAGCCCAAAGGCGTGGTGCACACCTGCGCCGGCTACATGGTTTACGCCAACTACACCTTCATCAATTCGTTCCAATATAAACCCGGCCAGGTATTTTTCTGCACGGCAGACATCGGCTGGATCACCGGTCACTCCTACATCGTGTACGGCCCTCTCAGCGCAGGCGCCACCACACTCATGTTCGAAGGCGTTCCCACTTACCCGGACGCCGGCCGCTTCTGGGACATCGTCGACAAATACCGTGTAAACGTGCTCTACACCGCGCCCACCGCCATTCGCAGCCTCATGGGCTTCGGGCTCGGGCCGGTCAACCATAAAGACCTCAGCTCCCTCACCACCCTCGGCACCGTGGGCGAGCCCATCAACGAGGAAGCCTGGCATTGGTATAAAGACCAGATCGGTAAAGGCAGATGCCCCATCACCGACACCTGGTGGCAAACCGAAACAGGCGGCATCATGATCGCCCCCATCGCCGGCATCACCCCGGAAAAACCAGGTTACGCCACCCTCCCGCTGCCCGGCATCCAGCCCGTGCTCGTGGATGAAAACGGCCAGGAAATCACCGGCAACGGCGTGAACGGCAACCTCTGCATCAAGTTCCCCTGGCCCGGCATGATCCGCACCACCTACGGCGATCACGAACGCTGCCGCACCACCTACTTCTCTACGTACGATAATCTCTACTTCACCGGCGACGGCTGTCTGCGCGACGAAGACGGATTTTACCGCATCACCGGCCGCGTAGACGATGTGCTCAACGTGAGCGGCCACCGCATCGGCACCGCAGAAGTGGAAAACGCCATCAACATGCACGCCGGCGTCGTGGAAAGCGCCGTGGTAGGCTATCCGCACGATATCAAAGGCCAGGGCATCTACGCTTACGTCATCTCCGAACTGCACGTAAAAGATCCCGAGCTTACGAAAAAAGATATCATGCAGACCGTTGCCCGCATCATCGGCCCCATCGCGAAACCGGACAAAATCCAGTTCGTGAGCGGCCTGCCGAAAACACGCTCGGGCAAAATCATGCGCCGCATCCTCCGCAAAATCGCCGAAGGCGAACTCGAAAATCTCGGCGACACGTCTACCCTGCTAGACCCTGCCGTTGTGGAGGAAATCAAACTCGGAAAACTGTAATTCATTCGCAGATACGCAAACGAAAAGAGGGATACGCATTGTATCCCTCTTTCTTTTTATATGGTTAACGTGGTTACGTATTTTACGGGCGGATCACGACGGGCGTTCCCACCTTCACGACGTTGTAAATTTCGTTGATGTCCCCGTTTTTCAGGCTGACGCAACCCAACGTCCAGTTGATGCGCCGGTCTACATAATAATCCAGAATGCCCGATGCACTCTCCACCCCATGAATCCCGATGCCGCCACCAAGGCTCGCATCAGACCTTACCTGCCCCGCATTCACTCGGCGCCCGTGCTTTTCGTACGACTCGCTGTTCGGATAATCCAGCAACATAAACCGGCTCCAGCGCCCGTCGACCCGCTTCTGCTGAATACGGAACGTGCCGTTGGGCGTGCGCTTGTCGCCCTCCACCAACTTGTCTGACTGATCATTGCTGCCAAAAACCACTTTGTAGATTTTGATCAGCGTAACATCTTCATACACATACATGCGGTAATCACTTTTATCGACCAGGAGGAAAACTTTGTCCGCATCGATGCGGGACGGGTCCAGCCGGACGGTGTAAAGGTCAGCGTAGTTGTGCTCAAACGCGAAAAGCGGCAACAGGAGGATCAGACAGCAAATTCGCCACATGGATATACAGTCGGTTATTCAGTTTATGTCTTTCCGTTTAACGCGTGAACGATTCCAATATTGTGCAAACGAAAAAGAGCGCCCGGGGGCGCTCTTTCAAGTGATTTATTATCAATGCGGATCAGTAACCGAAAATTTCTTCGAGGGAAAGTTTCTGTACATCGCCGTATTTCTTCAGATCGTCGGCCGCCAGTCTTTTCTCCGACGCCACGATGCAATAAGTGTAAGGTTTACCCGAAACCTCCGTTTGGTGAAGCTGTTGCAGGTCGCTGAATTTCAGCTGGCCGGCGCGCTCGTACACGGATTTGCGAATATCGGAATTGAGCCCCAGCTTGAGGGCGCCCAGGTAATTGAACACGATACCGTCTTGCGTGATGCGCTCGGTTTCAATACCTTTCCGCATGCTGCTCCGCGCCGTTTCGAACGCCTTATCGGATTCGGGAAGTGTGGTCAGCAGCTCGTTCATTCCCACGATCGCTTCGTTGATCTTGTCTGCCTGGCTGCCTACATACGCGAGCATGGAATATTTATCGTCCTTCTTCACGGGCGAAGCGTAAAATGCATACGTAGAATACGCCAGCGCCTTGGATTCGCGGATGGTCTGGAACACGATGGAGCCCATCCCGTAACCGAAATAGTTGTTGTAAAGGTCAACCACCGCGGTGCGGGAAGCGTCGTACCCATCGGTATTGCGCACCCAGTTCACTTCGGCCTGTACCATATCGTAATCGGCAAACAGCACTTTGTTGCCGGTGTTCACCGTGCGGGTAAACGCCGCGGCCGGTTTCGCATCCTTGAAAGCAGCCGGTTGTTTATGCAGGCGCGCCACGTCTCCGGAAACGCTCGCCATCGTAGCCGGACCGTAATAAATCACGGAGTGGCGGATGTTGGAAAGGTCGTGCAGTTGTTGCACCAGCCCTTCGGCCGTCAGCGCGTTCAGCTCTTCGTTGCTGAGTTGCAGGTTGAAGGGATTTTTAGCCCCGTAGGTTGCGTAGCTGCGCAGCCCGCGGAGGATCGACGCCTTGTTCAACTTGTTGTCTGCACGCGATTTCAGCATGCGGTTCTTCAGCCCGGTGAGCACTTTTTCGTCTGCCTTGCACTGCGTCAGCAAATGATCGAACAGGGCCACGGCTTTATCGAAATTTTCCTGGAGACCGGAAAGCGTTACGGTTGTTTCCTCGTTTTCCACGTTCACGGAAAAGTTGCACGCGATCTGGTAGAATTGCTTGCTGATGTCTTCCGACGTGAATTTATCGGTGCCGGCGAGCTTCAGGTATTCCAGCGCCATGCCGAGCTGGCGGTCGGAGAAGTTGCCCATGTCGAAACGGTAGTGGAGGCGGAAAAGGCTGTTATCCTTGTTCTGCACATACAGCAGTTCCGCGGGGCCGGCCTTGCCTTTCTGGATATCTTTCTGGAAATCGAGCCAGAGCGGCTGCACGGGCGTTTCGGGCATGGCGGCCACTTTCTTCAGGAAGTCGGATTGCGCGTCGCGGTTCACGGCTACGGGCGTGATCGGCGGCTTGTCTACTTTCGCGATATCCTTGTCTTCGCCTTTGCGTTTGTAGAGCAACACGTAATTGTTGGTCAGGAACTTGTTGGCAAAGTCGGTGATGTCTTTTTTGGTCACTTTGCTCATGGCGTCGATCATGCCCACGTCGTAATTCCAGTTTTGGCCGCGGTGTTTGATGAACGCGTCCATGAGGGAATTGGCGCGGGTTTCGTTGGATTCGAGCCCCTGTATTTCGTCCAGCTTGATGTTATTGACGATCGCCTTGATGAGGGATTCGTCGAAATCGCCGTTGCGGAGCGCGGTGAGCTGCGACAGCAGGAGATCTTTCACGTCATCCAGCGACTGGTCTTGCTTGGCGCGGCCGTTGAGCGAAAACACGGAATAGTCTTTCCAGGGATAGAGGCTGATGGATGCGCGGAGGAGTTTCTGTTGCTGGTTGAGGTTGAGATCGAGCAGACCGGCTTTGCCGTTAGACAGGACGTAGGCCACCACATTGAGGAGCACGGTGTTGCGGGTGTCTGTTGCGCCCGGCATGCGGAATGCGAGGCTGATATTTTCGGCATCGGGCCCGAACACTTCCTTCACGATGGGTTGGGTGATGGGGTGCTCTTTCGGGCCGGTGTATTCGGTAACGGGCTTGGGCTTCATGTAGCTGAAAGCCGCGTCTACCTTACGGATCACGTAATCCGGATCAAAGTCTCCGGCGAAGATGATGGCCATGTTGTTCGGTACGTAGTACTTGTTGTAGAACTTGCGGATCTCGATGAGCGAGGGGTTCTTCAGGTGCTCGATGGTACCGATGGTGGATTGCTGGCCGTAGTTGTGGGTGGGGAACAGCGCGGTGAGGGAAGTTTCGTACATCTTCCGGCCGTCGTTGTCCAGCCCGCGGTTCTTTTCTTCATACACGGCTTCGAGCTCGGTGTGGAAGATGCGGAACTGGGGGTCGCGGAAGCGTTCTGCCTGTACGGCGAGGAACTTGTCGACGGCGGTGGAGGGAATATCTTCCTGGTACACGGTTTCTTCGACCCAGGTGTGGGCGTTGGTGCCCTGGGCGCCCATGTTCGTCATCATTTTATCGTACTCGTTGGCGATGGCGAAGGTGGCCGCAACGCCGGAAACGCTGTCGATCTGCCGGTAGATGGCTTTCCGTTTGGCTTCGTCGGTGGTGCGGTTATAGGTATCGTACAGTTTTTCGATATTGTCGAGCAGGGGTTTTTCCTTTGCCCAATCGAGGCTGCCGAATTTGGAGGTGCCTTTGAACAGGAGGTGTTCCAGGTAATGCGCGAGGCCGGTGTGGGTGGCTGGGTCGCTGTTGGAGCCGGCCCTGACGCCGATGAGCGTCTGGATGCGGGGATCTTTCTTGTTAACGCTGAGGATAACGGTCAAGCCGTTGGAGAGGGTGTAAAACCGGGCCTGCATCGGGTCTCCGGGAATAAAGCGGTACTTGTAGCCGCCGGACTGGGCTTCTTTCCATACCGGTGGAGCGCTCTGCGAAAAGGCTGCCTGAACCAGCATAGTGGCCGATACCAGGAGCAGAAACATTTTTCTCATAAGGCGGTTGGTGTTTTATCCGCCAAATATAACGAACCCTGCGCCAAGCAAGCACGGCGTAACCGGAATATTTCCGCTCGAAAGGATTACCGGAACAAAACGTTCGTGGCCATCACCTTGCGATGGCTCTCCGGGCTTTGGGTAGTGAGGAATACCGTGTCGGTCTTCACGTACAGCACGTGATAATGATCGGTAACGAAAAGATTGTGATCGCGATAAACATGAAAAACGCTGTCTGGCATGTATACCACCGATTCGGAAGCATCGGGAGCGGGCAATGCTTTGGCACTGCCGGGAATAGAAACGTCCGAGTTTCCTCCGGTTGTGGGTGCATTTGGGGCATCCGGTAACTTCAGATTGCTTGCATGCATGGTCACGATTCCTCCAACCACTACAAGAAACATCAGGATAGAACGCATACTTCTCTACTTTTTGGGAGTTTTAGTCAGTTTTATAGGATACGTCTGCCGGGTCGCTTTGCCATTTTCCCGACAACGCCAAGTTTCCGTGATTTCAGTTTTCTCGGCCTTAAATGTACAAATTAGAATCCGTTAAACCTAAAACCAACTGAAAATGGATACTGCTCGAGCCCATACTCGTGAAGGGGGTGAGTGCGAAATTGCTATATAATTTAACAGGGCCGTAACCTAATTCGCCGGTCAGCGCAAAACGCCATTTGTTCAGGCTGAATTCGTCTGTCAATCTTTCCTTGCCTCTCTCCTCACTGATCTGTTTGGTGCGTGCCTTCAACAGGTACCCGCCCTGAACGCCCATGCTCATCTTGAAAGACCGGTTCGGGCGCGCGGGATTGGCTGTATAGTTCAGCATCAATGGAACGGACAGATACTCTACAAACAACTTGTTCTTCGAAAAGTTCACCGTATCGCGGATGATCGTGGTCGGGTAACCCGGTACATAGCTGATGTTCCGCGCGAAACGGTAATTATTCATCTCCAGGCCTGCCGCATAGATCAAATTGATCTTATGCTTGTACAGGTTCAGCTTCTGCATGATGACCCAGATATTCACGTTCATCGACTTCCCGGGGATCAGCTTGAACTCGGAAGGCGTCAGCGGCTGGCTCGCCATCCGCGGAGCAAAGCTGTTCAACGCCGCACCGGAATAATCGAAGCTCTTGTCATAATAAACAGGACTGGCGTAAGACGATCCCAGGAAACCGGAATTATTGGCCGGGTGCAAAGACACGATGGCCGCGCCGTTGTAATCGCTCTCGTCGCGATAGTTATTGAAACCCACGTCGAACACGAGCCAGCGGGTGTGGAGGTTCTTTTTCAGCTTCTGGCGGGCATATCCCGTATCCTGGTAAGCCCTGAACACGTTCTTCCCTTCGGCATTCCTGCCTTTGACGATCACCAGCCCCTTGATCTGAATGGTATCGATCGCAGCCTGCCTTTGCGCGAGCGCGGCGGCAGAAACGAAGACCAGTAAGCAACTGAGTAAAATTTTACACTTCATATATCTATACCGTTTAACCGGTTAGTTGGATGTTATCTGTTATTCCGTTTTTTGGCGAAGATGCGGGCCACGTTCGTCACTTTGTCCAGCACCTTGCTTTCGAGCCCGTTCCCCGTCACCGACATGATCAGCTCGCCGGGCGGCTCGGGCGCCGCCGTAGCCAGGGATGCAGTATGCTGCACGTCGATCGACGTTTTGACGGGTGCCGCTTCCGGCGCTTTAATTCCTGCCGCTGCACCGGAAATGCTGGCGTTCACCGAAGCCGCTTCGGGCCGCGGGGCCGGCCGGTCGATGGTGTTGAGCGCGAGCAGGGTATTGGAAGCCGCGGGCGTTGCGTCGGCAGGTTCGTTCACTTTAACGTCTTTCTCGGGCGAAACGGCTGTAGCCGCCGGGCGTTGCTTCGTGGCATTCGCGGTGTTACGCGGCTGAATGCCGGCGTCTGCCAGCGCAGCGGCTTTCTCCGGAGAAGCCGGAAGTGTTTCCGCGGCCTGCGGCACTACCGGCGTTGCGTCCGGTTGCGCGGAAGGCGCGGCGGGCTGCGTTACGGCCATGGGCTGGGTTGCGGGCGCGGCGTCGTCCTGGCGGAAGGAGTTGCGCAGCAGGAAGAGGGAACCGGCCAGCATGGCGGCGGCGGCCCACCAGTAGCGACGGTCCATCCGTACCACGCGCTGCTTTTCGGCATGGCGGTAGAGGGTGGATTTGTCGCCGAAGGATACCGCGGGGTCTGGCTGCAGGCGGGCCTTTTGCCAAACGGCCAGCTCCGCGCGCAGGGCGGGATGCTCGTCCATAAAGGCTTCCAGGGCGTTGACTTCCGCGGCGGACAGTTCGCCGTCGATATATTCGAGCAGAACGGTTTCGTAATTTCTTTCGGGAGCGGCGGATTGCCGGTAAAGGGCGGCTTTGCCGTCGAACACGGGGCCGGGTACCGGCAGTTTGGTGGCCAGCAGCTGATCGAGCTCGGCGCGCACGCGCGGGTTGGCAGCCACAAAAGCCTCCAGGGCAGCGGCTTCTTCGGGATTCAGCTCGCCGTCTACATAACTGTAGAGATACTCCTCGTAGTTCGATATGTGAATGTCGACTGACATAAAGTTCTGATTTTGAATACCTTGACTAAATCACGTTTTCCATTTTCACGAGATATTCCTTGAGATGCGCCCTGGCCCGGTGTAGATATACTTTTACCTGCGAGGCGTTGAGCTGCATGATTTCGCCGATCTCATCGTAACTGTACCCTTCATAGTCCTTCAGCAAGATGAGCGATCGCTGTACGTCGCTCAGCCGGTCGAGGGCTTTTTCTATGATACTCCGTGCGTTATGTATCTTCTGGTCCGATATTTTCGTTTCCTCCCGGAAC
Proteins encoded in this region:
- a CDS encoding outer membrane beta-barrel protein encodes the protein MKCKILLSCLLVFVSAAALAQRQAAIDTIQIKGLVIVKGRNAEGKNVFRAYQDTGYARQKLKKNLHTRWLVFDVGFNNYRDESDYNGAAIVSLHPANNSGFLGSSYASPVYYDKSFDYSGAALNSFAPRMASQPLTPSEFKLIPGKSMNVNIWVIMQKLNLYKHKINLIYAAGLEMNNYRFARNISYVPGYPTTIIRDTVNFSKNKLFVEYLSVPLMLNYTANPARPNRSFKMSMGVQGGYLLKARTKQISEERGKERLTDEFSLNKWRFALTGELGYGPVKLYSNFALTPFTSMGSSSIHFQLVLGLTDSNLYI
- the acs gene encoding acetate--CoA ligase gives rise to the protein MSYPYQLKSFDEYKQAWQHSVTDPEGFWANVADHFYWRRKWDKVLEWDFKQPDVKWFTGAKLNITENCLDRHLGTLGNQPAIIWEPNDPEERHRILTYRELYNKVCQFANVLKNNGVKKGDRVCIYMGMIPELAIAVLACARIGAIHSVVFGGFSAQSIADRIQDAQASLVITCDGAFRGAKDIPLKSVIDDALMACPSVKKVIVCTRTRTPVSMLKGRDVWWEDEIKAVETQGNPPVPAEEMDAEDMLFILYTSGSTGKPKGVVHTCAGYMVYANYTFINSFQYKPGQVFFCTADIGWITGHSYIVYGPLSAGATTLMFEGVPTYPDAGRFWDIVDKYRVNVLYTAPTAIRSLMGFGLGPVNHKDLSSLTTLGTVGEPINEEAWHWYKDQIGKGRCPITDTWWQTETGGIMIAPIAGITPEKPGYATLPLPGIQPVLVDENGQEITGNGVNGNLCIKFPWPGMIRTTYGDHERCRTTYFSTYDNLYFTGDGCLRDEDGFYRITGRVDDVLNVSGHRIGTAEVENAINMHAGVVESAVVGYPHDIKGQGIYAYVISELHVKDPELTKKDIMQTVARIIGPIAKPDKIQFVSGLPKTRSGKIMRRILRKIAEGELENLGDTSTLLDPAVVEEIKLGKL
- a CDS encoding L,D-transpeptidase; translated protein: MWRICCLILLLPLFAFEHNYADLYTVRLDPSRIDADKVFLLVDKSDYRMYVYEDVTLIKIYKVVFGSNDQSDKLVEGDKRTPNGTFRIQQKRVDGRWSRFMLLDYPNSESYEKHGRRVNAGQVRSDASLGGGIGIHGVESASGILDYYVDRRINWTLGCVSLKNGDINEIYNVVKVGTPVVIRP
- a CDS encoding mechanosensitive ion channel family protein; amino-acid sequence: MIIRVYTLLCFILFGTAAGAQSVQVPITPDAKQKTSDTVVTDAVQRVENITKMLNRVNNTLRRGFDTTEISAQLPESERLVKILHTGILTNPRALNIRSLNALQVILLEMEQTHNRWQQSLSSYSRAVTDMSGEINQILHDTVLERLPKDPSLQSLYVNQLSQLNRKWLQADTANRNSLLRLGLLQNRVAMNYIAITDMLDEVDFKLKTAQRNIWKREEKDLWNARPADYENSFPQVMEGSILATHRVFTFYLRYNWDVHLLNLALFLAYFGWLLASIYRIKKYHHDKKGIFGNTRFAARQPLLTSLIFILTLGPFLYTNPPIIFMVMLWTVLAICVGLLQTRDMPVWMRWLWGTMLAVYVGYALLNLLLQSSFTERWAQFGLQAAMLFVCWRFLKRQEQETAYNWPEYTRLVVYLAMAMMIAAMFANIFGRVMLAKFFGISAVFGLISAQALVVLVQLLFETFYLHLEASKSNSRFAAFLDFNRIRESLRSTLYLLAAVAWFAILLRNLNIYGIIRDTVLAFLEADRKLGNTTFSFSSIFIFIAVIWVAFQISKVMMFIFGHQDGSGSVKKNRWNSAVLLIRLGVLGAGILLAFTASGIPMDKLTIIIGALSVGIGFGLQNIVNNLVSGVILAFEKPVEIGDVVDIGTQSGTVKEIGIRASKIATVEGSVVIVPNGDLLSQHITNWTLTTQLKRSELIVGVGYGSDLKQVQSLLEAAIKTQKDIQQLPAPLVVIHLLNDSSVDFRLLFWTDIAVGLTVKSELLREIYESMNSHGVEIPFPQQDVHIRSGGDSPAAPSPHPPLENFNFYLSTKFLVLGKIHAYAIPIYAPFRSDLRRCFRAG
- a CDS encoding M16 family metallopeptidase, with the protein product MRKMFLLLVSATMLVQAAFSQSAPPVWKEAQSGGYKYRFIPGDPMQARFYTLSNGLTVILSVNKKDPRIQTLIGVRAGSNSDPATHTGLAHYLEHLLFKGTSKFGSLDWAKEKPLLDNIEKLYDTYNRTTDEAKRKAIYRQIDSVSGVAATFAIANEYDKMMTNMGAQGTNAHTWVEETVYQEDIPSTAVDKFLAVQAERFRDPQFRIFHTELEAVYEEKNRGLDNDGRKMYETSLTALFPTHNYGQQSTIGTIEHLKNPSLIEIRKFYNKYYVPNNMAIIFAGDFDPDYVIRKVDAAFSYMKPKPVTEYTGPKEHPITQPIVKEVFGPDAENISLAFRMPGATDTRNTVLLNVVAYVLSNGKAGLLDLNLNQQQKLLRASISLYPWKDYSVFSLNGRAKQDQSLDDVKDLLLSQLTALRNGDFDESLIKAIVNNIKLDEIQGLESNETRANSLMDAFIKHRGQNWNYDVGMIDAMSKVTKKDITDFANKFLTNNYVLLYKRKGEDKDIAKVDKPPITPVAVNRDAQSDFLKKVAAMPETPVQPLWLDFQKDIQKGKAGPAELLYVQNKDNSLFRLHYRFDMGNFSDRQLGMALEYLKLAGTDKFTSEDISKQFYQIACNFSVNVENEETTVTLSGLQENFDKAVALFDHLLTQCKADEKVLTGLKNRMLKSRADNKLNKASILRGLRSYATYGAKNPFNLQLSNEELNALTAEGLVQQLHDLSNIRHSVIYYGPATMASVSGDVARLHKQPAAFKDAKPAAAFTRTVNTGNKVLFADYDMVQAEVNWVRNTDGYDASRTAVVDLYNNYFGYGMGSIVFQTIRESKALAYSTYAFYASPVKKDDKYSMLAYVGSQADKINEAIVGMNELLTTLPESDKAFETARSSMRKGIETERITQDGIVFNYLGALKLGLNSDIRKSVYERAGQLKFSDLQQLHQTEVSGKPYTYCIVASEKRLAADDLKKYGDVQKLSLEEIFGY
- a CDS encoding RNA polymerase sigma factor — its product is MTEKEYNKCVDLYSDNLFRFIVKNLGHSEDARDVVQNAFEILWKHVSDVPFEKAKSYLFTVAYHNMIDHVRKVKRVTLVEEFREETKISDQKIHNARSIIEKALDRLSDVQRSLILLKDYEGYSYDEIGEIMQLNASQVKVYLHRARAHLKEYLVKMENVI